Proteins encoded within one genomic window of Ctenopharyngodon idella isolate HZGC_01 chromosome 6, HZGC01, whole genome shotgun sequence:
- the LOC127514884 gene encoding tubby-related protein 1-like, protein MSAEKKPKKKKPESTPVETNGSEAKPKKTKSKKSGDLSAESSPATQNGEKVKKKKLEKEKESTEKEKESKKKAKSAPKKKKSCTEDDDDDEEDDGETAPQKKTKKKISKESSDGKEKEKEKDKKSKSKDVKEDADSKGKSKAKKKEPASMFQINGDKSETKSKKKAAKSESEDESEPETKTSKTKKKSSSNPASMFQTGGDKDKDKDKKTKKTKSPAKAEETEDSDSEVTQKKKKGKGKKGKKEERAPSPVIEFDNLEEFVLQPAQQGVTVKCKVTRDKRGMDRGLYPTYYLHLDNEKKVFLLAGRKRKKSTTSNYLISIDPTDLSRGGENFIGKLRSNLMGTKFTVFDNALHPDRALPDMSNARQELAAIIYETNVLGMKGPRRMIIVIPGMTKDGERVPIRPRSDNDGLLMRHQNRNMENLIELRNKTPVWNEETASHVLNFNGRVTQASIKNFQIVHNKDQDYIVMQFGRVADDAFTLDYSYPLCAVQAFAIALSSFDGKIACE, encoded by the exons ATGTCTGCCGAAAAG AAGCCCAAAAAGAAGAAGCCCGAGTCCACTCCAGTAGAGACCAATGGAAGCGAAGCCAAACCCAAAAAGACCAAGAGCAAGAAGAGCGGAGATCTGTCGGCTGAGAGCAGCCCGGCCACTCAGA ATGGAGAGAaggtgaagaagaagaaacttGAGAAGGAAAAAGAATCAACAGAGAAGGAGAAAGAATCCAAAAAGAAAGCGAAAAGTGCcccaaagaagaagaaga GTTGTACAGAagatgatgacgatgatgaaGAGGACGATGGGGAGACCGCTCCTCAGAAGAAGACGAAGAAAAAGATTTCAAAAGAAAGTTCTgatggaaaagaaaaagagaaggaaAAAGACAAGAAGTCCAAATCAAAAG ACGTCAAAGAGGATGCAGACAGTAAAGGAAAATCTAAAGCCAAGAAAAAGGAGCCGGCCTCCATGTTTCAGATTAATGGAGACAAGTCTGAAACCAAGAGTAAAAAGAAAG CTGCCAAATCTGAGAGTGAAGATGAGAGTGAACCAGAAACCAAAACCAGCAAGACGAAGAAGAAGAGCAGCTCAAACCCAGCGTCCATGTTTCAAACAGGAGGAGACAAAGACAAGGACaaggacaaaaagacaaaaaagaccAAAA GTCCTGCTAAAGCAGAAGAGACTGAAGACTCTGATTCAGAAGTgacacagaaaaagaaaaagggcAAAGGGAAAAAAGGCAAAAAG gaGGAGCGAGCACCTTCTCCTGTCATCGAGTTTGACAATCTGGAGGAGTTTGTACTTCAACCCGCACAACAAGGCGTCACGGTAAAGTGCAAAGTGACCCGTGACAAGAGAGGGATGGACCGAGGCCTTTACCCAACTTACTACCTGCACCTGGATAACGAGAAGAAA GTATTTTTGTTAGCGGgaaggaagaggaaaaaaagcaCAACCTCAAACTACTTGATCTCCATAGACCCCACTGACCTCTCCAGAGGAGGGGAAAACTTCATTGGGAAGCTGAG GTCTAATCTGATGGGAACTAAGTTCACAGTGTTTGATAATGCACTGCATCCAGACCGAGCTCTGCCGGACATGTCTAACGCTCGGCAGGAATTAGCAGCCATTATCTAT GAAACAAATGTTTTGGGCATGAAAGGACCGAGACGAATGATTATAGTTATTCCTGGCATGACCAAAGACGGTGAACGAGTCCCCATACGACCACGTAGT GACAATGATGGCCTCCTCATGAGACATCAAAACAGAAATATGGAAAACTTGATAGAGCTACGCAATAAGACGCCAGTGTGGAATGAAGAAACGGCGTCACATGTGTTAAACTTCAATGGCAGAGTCACGCAGGCCTCCATCAAAAATTTCCAGATTGTGCATAACAAAGACC AGGACTACATTGTGATGCAGTTTGGGAGAGTTGCAGACGATGCTTTTACTCTGGACTACAGTTATCCTCTGTGTGCCGTACAAGCCTTTGCCATCGCCCTCTCCAGCTTTGATGGCAAAATCGCCTGCGAGTAA